A genomic stretch from Denticeps clupeoides unplaced genomic scaffold, fDenClu1.1, whole genome shotgun sequence includes:
- the med19a gene encoding mediator of RNA polymerase II transcription subunit 19-A — MTEIFSTLFGQADPQGPPGSSAMSFGTGKPPPPLPQNQAPLAAQLTGQAGDEGPVLRKPGAMNEPFYLLRELPAGNDLTGNTNLITYYSLEHAYNKFCGKKVKEKLSNFLPELPGMIDCPGVQDGSSLRSLIEKPPVCGNSFSPLTGALLTGFRLHTGPLPEQYRLMHIQPPKKKTSKHKHRHHRPQDPIPPETPSDSDPKKKKKKRDDDPERKKKKKDKKKKKNRHSPDHPGMTTSQPGSNSLR; from the exons ATGACGGAAATATTCTCAACGCTTTTTGGCCAAGCTGATCCCCAGGGTCCGCCGGGCTCCTCCGCCATGAGCTTCGGCACCGggaagccgccgccgccgctgccgcagAACCAGGCGCCCCTGGCGGCTCAGCTGACAGGACAGGCCGGGGATGAGGGGCCTGTCCTGCGGAAGCCGGGAGCCATGAACGAGCCTTTTTATTTACTGCGGGAGCTGCCAG CGGGAAACGACCTGACTGGAAACACCAACCTGATCACGTATTACAGCCTGGAGCACGCCTACAACAAGTTCTGCGGCAAGAAGGTGAAGGAGAAGCTGAGCAACTTCCTGCCAGAACTTCCAG GAATGATCGACTgtcccggtgttcaggacgGAAGTTCTCTCAGGTCTCTGATTGAAAAGCCGCCGGTTTGTGGGAACTCCTTCAGTCCGCTGACCGGCGCGCTGCTGACGGGGTTCCGGCTGCACACGGGCCCG CTTCCGGAACAGTACAGACTAATGCACATTCAACCACCGAAGAAGAAGACGagtaaacacaaacacagacaccacCGACCCCAGGACCCCATACCGCCAG AGACGCCCTCAGACTCGGACccgaagaaaaagaagaagaagcgagACGACGACCCCGAgcgcaagaagaagaagaaagacaagaaaaagaagaag AACCGCCACAGTCCGGACCACCCCGGAATGACCACGTCTCAGCCAGGCAGCAACAGCCTGCGATAG
- the pmf1 gene encoding polyamine-modulated factor 1, which yields MDEESRSGKAEPRINRLVFLNKVLEKSLKRLVADASFYRFAQTFGPLYKQNPQVTKVIHEQFVSGLQKAVEDDINKVIEEGELEGKLKELDRLEDLAKDSTAPAWRPSGVPEQDVCSFLVPYYRGQEEFLRRELRKVQKENAVLVQRVQEGRAAISRAEDNIAKTAQEWQASIGGLEALVSSLCPAENLDAS from the exons ATGGACGAAGAGTCGAGAAGCGGAAAAGCGGAGCCCCGGATAAACAGACTGGTGTTTTTGAACAAGGTTCTGGAGAAGTCCCTAAAGAGACTCGTAGCCGACGCCAG CTTCTACCGGTTCGCTCAGACCTTCGGGCCGCTGTACAAGCAGAACCCCCAGGTGACCAAAGTCATTCATGAGCAGTTCGTCAGTGGTCTGCAGAAAGCCGTGGAG gatgaCATTAATAAGGTTATTGAAGAAGGCGAGCTAGAAGGCAAGTTGAAGGAGTTGGACCGTCTGGAGGATCTGGCGAAAGACTCCACCGCGCCTGCATG GCGCCCCAGCGGCGTCCCGGAGCAGGACGTGTGCAGCTTTCTGGTCCCGTATTATCGCGGCCAGGAGGAGTTTCTGCGGCGGGAGCTGAGGAAGGTGCAGAAGGAGAATGCCGTGCTGGTTCAGAGGGTGCAGGAGGGCCGGGCGGCCATCTCCCGCGCAGAGGACAACATCGCCAAAACTGCGCAGGAGTGGCAG GCATCTATTGGAGGTTTGGAGGCATTGGTTTCTTCACTCTGTCCAGCTGAGAACTTGGATGCTTCTTAA
- the zdhhc5b gene encoding palmitoyltransferase ZDHHC5-B isoform X2, translating into MTESLSVGGALGAPTPPSRPLRPSRYVPVSAATAFLVGATTLFLCFTCPWLSEVYSSFIPLCCGFLFLFTLSNFFMVTFMDPGIFPRAEEDEDKEDDFRAPLYKTVEIRGIQVRMKWCSTCHFYRPPRCSHCSMCDNCVEDFDHHCPWRLDTPHAAVTIAVMCVAGLFLVPVAGLTGFHIVLVARGRTTNEQVTGKFRGGVNPFTQGCWRNASHVLCSSQAPRYLGRFRTPASPQMEPPFLRPEAPEDQLTDKVFDNGIQQSKSSLELIQSQSTDTEPPDRADESRYLRENPPTPPLYKYRPTRGSPAKNHASGKMTRGDSCVSDPSLSSRGGFGGRGGVEGGGTGPGGLGGASTVGGRSYPSFTDTVLQSAAASQSSSLRSAYTAHNVLGPLLSEGTTSTSYKSLANQTPRNGSLSYDSLLTPSESPEFESAAHELAPLKPAPPPGRGPEDPPPMMGYSSPFLSAQQREGSLQACPARLCHSSHRALLRPTSPPSSRVPASSLRTHSLGSPPPGSAPQSVLGKSRSYTGGADIPQAPSTTGGGTQAGNQHHLSTRPDESQLPLAV; encoded by the exons ATGACGGAAAGCCTgagtgtgggcggggctttagGAGCTCCCACTCCACCGTCCCGCCCACTTCGCCCAAGCCGCTATGTGCCGGTGTCGGCAGCGACGGCATTTCTGGTGGGCGCCACCACACTCTTCCTCTGTTTCAC GTGTCCCTGGTTGTCGGAAGTTTACTCCTCCTTCATCCCGCTCTGCTGTggtttcctcttcctcttcacacTCTCCAACTTCTTTATGGTGACCTTCATGGACCCCGGCATTTTCCCCAGAG cggaggaagatgaagataaGGAGGATGACTTCAGGGCTCCACTGTACAAGACGGTGGAGATTCGGGGGATTCAGGTGCGGATGAAGTGGTGCTCCACCTGCCACTTCTACAGACCTCCCCGCTGCTCACACTGCTCCATGTGTGACAACTGTGTGGAG gattttgatcaccactgcccctgg CGACTGGACACGCCGCACGCTGCCGTTAC AATCGCTGTGATGTGCGTCGCTGGCCTGTTCCTCGTCCCAGTTGCGGGACTGACAGGATTCCACATCGTACTGGTGGCACGAGGGAGGACAACCAACGAGCAG GTGACGGGGAAGTTCAGGGGCGGAGTTAATCCCTTCACTCAAGGCTGTTGGAGGAACGCCTCGCACGTCCTCTGTAGCTCCCAAGCTCCCAG GTATTTGGGTCGGTTCCGGACGCCCGCCTCGCCGCAGATGGAGCCCCCCTTCCTGCGGCCGGAGGCCCCAGAAGACCAGCTGACCGATAAAGTCTTTGATAACGGGATCCAGCAG TCTAAAAGCAGCCTGGAGCTGATCCAGAGTCAGTCGACTGACACCGAGCCTCCGGACCGCGCCGACG AGAGCAGATACCTGAGGGAAAATCCCCCAACCCCGCCCTTATACAAGTACCGGCCAACCAGAGGGAGTCCAGCGAAGAACCACGCCTCTGGCAAG ATGACCCGCGGGGACAGCTGTGTTTCTGACCCCAGCCTGTCCAGCAGAGGGGGTTTTGGGGGGCGGGGAGGAGTGGAAGGAGGCGGCACAGGCCCGGGGGGACTGGGTGGGGCCTCCACCGTGGGTGGGCGGTCCTACCCGTCATTCACCGACACAGTCCTCCAATCAGCTGCAGCATCTCAGTCCTCAAGCCTCCGATCTGCCTACACTGCACACAACGTCCTCGGGCCGCTGCTGTCAGAGGGCACGACCTCCACCAGCTACAAAAGCCTGGCCAATCAGACGCCTCGAAACGGGAGCCTCTCTTACGATAGCCTGCTGACGCCATCTGAGAGCCCCGAGTTTGAATCAGCCGCTCACGAACTCGCTCCACTCAAACCGGCCCCTCCTCCTGGGCGTGGCCCTGAGGATCCTCCACCCATGATGGGAtactcctcccccttcctgtcCGCTCAGCAGAGGGAAGGTTCCCTCCAGGCCTGCCCCGCCCGCCTATGCCACTCCTCCCACAGAGCTTTGCTTCGCCCAACCAGTCCACCCTCCAGCCGCGTTCCAGCTTCCTCCCTTCGTACTCATTCGCTGGGGTCTCCTCCGCCAGGCTCCGCCCCTCAGTCTGTCCTTGGTAAATCACGCTCTTATACAGGTGGGGCTGATATCCCACAAGCCCCTTCTACAACAGGGGGAGGGACCCAGGCAGGAAA TCAGCACCACCTGTCCACCAGGCCTGACGAATCCCAGCTCCCTCTCGCTGTTTAG
- the tmx2a gene encoding thioredoxin-related transmembrane protein 2-A isoform X2, which produces MDPEAVLSAVGPPVLGIPPGPEARPSLPAAALAAGGRGLLQLRLERSGDPDVSQRHHHDEEQKSHHRGAAYWEHFPLQQSGQHRPVLQSGPAPGSPLPVPVLFMVTCKPPVYMGPEYTTYFTDRTIDEELQKDARVVWIVEFYANWSPECQSFASVFADLSLKYSCAALRFGKIDVGRYADVAEKYRVNPSPLSKQMPSLILLQGGKEVMRRPQVDAKGRALSWSFTEENIIREFNLNELFQKSKKMMSKEHEEKTREAASEREGGAENKKDK; this is translated from the exons ATGGATCCTGAAGCCGTATTATCTGCTGTCGGTCCTCCTGTCCTCGGCATTCCTCCTGGCCCGGAAGCTCGGCCCAGTTTGCCAGCAGCTGCCCTCGCAGCGGGAGGACGGGGACTCCTGCAACTTCGACTGG AGAGAAGTGGAGATCCTGATGTTTCTCAGCGCCATCATCATGATGAAGAACAGAAGAGCCA TCACCGTGGAGCAGCATATTGGGAACATTTTCCTCTTCAGCAAAGTGGCCAACATCGTCCTGTTCTTCAGAGTGGACCTGCGCCTGGGTCTCCTCTACCTGTCCCTGTGT TGTTCATGGTGACCTGTAAACCCCCCGTCTACATGGGCCCAGAATACACCACCTACTTCACCGACAGGACCATAGAC GAGGAGCTGCAGAAGGACGCTCGCGTGGTGTGGATCGTGGAGTTCTACGCCAACTGGTCACCGGAATGTCAGTCGTTCGCCTCCGTATTCGCTGACCTCTCACTAAA GTACAGCTGTGCTGCTCTCCGGTTCGGTAAAATCGACGTGGGTCGATATGCAGACGTGGCGGAGAA GTACAGGGTGAACCCCTCCCCACTGTCCAAACAGATGCCCTCACTGATCCTCCTGCAAGGCGGAAAGGAGGTGATGCGGCGCCCCCAGGTGGACGCCAAGGGTCGCGCGCTGTCCTGGAGCTTCACGGAG GAGAACATCATCCGGGAGTTTAATCTGAATGAGCTCTTCCAGAAATCAAAGAAGATGATGAGTAAAGAGCATGAGGAGAAGACAAGAGAAGCAGCCAGCGAGCGGGAGGGAGGTGCTGAAAATAAGAAGGACAAATAA
- the zdhhc5b gene encoding palmitoyltransferase ZDHHC5-B isoform X1 → MTESLSVGGALGAPTPPSRPLRPSRYVPVSAATAFLVGATTLFLCFTCPWLSEVYSSFIPLCCGFLFLFTLSNFFMVTFMDPGIFPRAEEDEDKEDDFRAPLYKTVEIRGIQVRMKWCSTCHFYRPPRCSHCSMCDNCVEDFDHHCPWVNNCIGRRNYRYFFLFLLSLTTHILGVFGFGLLYVLHHTQRLDTPHAAVTIAVMCVAGLFLVPVAGLTGFHIVLVARGRTTNEQVTGKFRGGVNPFTQGCWRNASHVLCSSQAPRYLGRFRTPASPQMEPPFLRPEAPEDQLTDKVFDNGIQQSKSSLELIQSQSTDTEPPDRADESRYLRENPPTPPLYKYRPTRGSPAKNHASGKMTRGDSCVSDPSLSSRGGFGGRGGVEGGGTGPGGLGGASTVGGRSYPSFTDTVLQSAAASQSSSLRSAYTAHNVLGPLLSEGTTSTSYKSLANQTPRNGSLSYDSLLTPSESPEFESAAHELAPLKPAPPPGRGPEDPPPMMGYSSPFLSAQQREGSLQACPARLCHSSHRALLRPTSPPSSRVPASSLRTHSLGSPPPGSAPQSVLGKSRSYTGGADIPQAPSTTGGGTQAGNQHHLSTRPDESQLPLAV, encoded by the exons ATGACGGAAAGCCTgagtgtgggcggggctttagGAGCTCCCACTCCACCGTCCCGCCCACTTCGCCCAAGCCGCTATGTGCCGGTGTCGGCAGCGACGGCATTTCTGGTGGGCGCCACCACACTCTTCCTCTGTTTCAC GTGTCCCTGGTTGTCGGAAGTTTACTCCTCCTTCATCCCGCTCTGCTGTggtttcctcttcctcttcacacTCTCCAACTTCTTTATGGTGACCTTCATGGACCCCGGCATTTTCCCCAGAG cggaggaagatgaagataaGGAGGATGACTTCAGGGCTCCACTGTACAAGACGGTGGAGATTCGGGGGATTCAGGTGCGGATGAAGTGGTGCTCCACCTGCCACTTCTACAGACCTCCCCGCTGCTCACACTGCTCCATGTGTGACAACTGTGTGGAG gattttgatcaccactgcccctgggtaAATAACTGCATCGGTCGAAGGAATTATCGCTactttttcctcttcctgctttCTCTCACCACACACATCCTGGGTGTGTTTGGCTTCGGTTTGCTCTACGTTCTCCACCACACCCAGCGACTGGACACGCCGCACGCTGCCGTTAC AATCGCTGTGATGTGCGTCGCTGGCCTGTTCCTCGTCCCAGTTGCGGGACTGACAGGATTCCACATCGTACTGGTGGCACGAGGGAGGACAACCAACGAGCAG GTGACGGGGAAGTTCAGGGGCGGAGTTAATCCCTTCACTCAAGGCTGTTGGAGGAACGCCTCGCACGTCCTCTGTAGCTCCCAAGCTCCCAG GTATTTGGGTCGGTTCCGGACGCCCGCCTCGCCGCAGATGGAGCCCCCCTTCCTGCGGCCGGAGGCCCCAGAAGACCAGCTGACCGATAAAGTCTTTGATAACGGGATCCAGCAG TCTAAAAGCAGCCTGGAGCTGATCCAGAGTCAGTCGACTGACACCGAGCCTCCGGACCGCGCCGACG AGAGCAGATACCTGAGGGAAAATCCCCCAACCCCGCCCTTATACAAGTACCGGCCAACCAGAGGGAGTCCAGCGAAGAACCACGCCTCTGGCAAG ATGACCCGCGGGGACAGCTGTGTTTCTGACCCCAGCCTGTCCAGCAGAGGGGGTTTTGGGGGGCGGGGAGGAGTGGAAGGAGGCGGCACAGGCCCGGGGGGACTGGGTGGGGCCTCCACCGTGGGTGGGCGGTCCTACCCGTCATTCACCGACACAGTCCTCCAATCAGCTGCAGCATCTCAGTCCTCAAGCCTCCGATCTGCCTACACTGCACACAACGTCCTCGGGCCGCTGCTGTCAGAGGGCACGACCTCCACCAGCTACAAAAGCCTGGCCAATCAGACGCCTCGAAACGGGAGCCTCTCTTACGATAGCCTGCTGACGCCATCTGAGAGCCCCGAGTTTGAATCAGCCGCTCACGAACTCGCTCCACTCAAACCGGCCCCTCCTCCTGGGCGTGGCCCTGAGGATCCTCCACCCATGATGGGAtactcctcccccttcctgtcCGCTCAGCAGAGGGAAGGTTCCCTCCAGGCCTGCCCCGCCCGCCTATGCCACTCCTCCCACAGAGCTTTGCTTCGCCCAACCAGTCCACCCTCCAGCCGCGTTCCAGCTTCCTCCCTTCGTACTCATTCGCTGGGGTCTCCTCCGCCAGGCTCCGCCCCTCAGTCTGTCCTTGGTAAATCACGCTCTTATACAGGTGGGGCTGATATCCCACAAGCCCCTTCTACAACAGGGGGAGGGACCCAGGCAGGAAA TCAGCACCACCTGTCCACCAGGCCTGACGAATCCCAGCTCCCTCTCGCTGTTTAG
- the tmx2a gene encoding thioredoxin-related transmembrane protein 2-A isoform X1 has translation MGLITGLFVFIYHLPRIYKWILKPYYLLSVLLSSAFLLARKLGPVCQQLPSQREDGDSCNFDWREVEILMFLSAIIMMKNRRAITVEQHIGNIFLFSKVANIVLFFRVDLRLGLLYLSLCVVFMVTCKPPVYMGPEYTTYFTDRTIDEELQKDARVVWIVEFYANWSPECQSFASVFADLSLKYSCAALRFGKIDVGRYADVAEKYRVNPSPLSKQMPSLILLQGGKEVMRRPQVDAKGRALSWSFTEENIIREFNLNELFQKSKKMMSKEHEEKTREAASEREGGAENKKDK, from the exons ATGGGGCTGATCACGGGACTGTTCGTCTTCATCTACCACCTCCCGCGGATTTATAAATGGATCCTGAAGCCGTATTATCTGCTGTCGGTCCTCCTGTCCTCGGCATTCCTCCTGGCCCGGAAGCTCGGCCCAGTTTGCCAGCAGCTGCCCTCGCAGCGGGAGGACGGGGACTCCTGCAACTTCGACTGG AGAGAAGTGGAGATCCTGATGTTTCTCAGCGCCATCATCATGATGAAGAACAGAAGAGCCA TCACCGTGGAGCAGCATATTGGGAACATTTTCCTCTTCAGCAAAGTGGCCAACATCGTCCTGTTCTTCAGAGTGGACCTGCGCCTGGGTCTCCTCTACCTGTCCCTGTGTGTGG TGTTCATGGTGACCTGTAAACCCCCCGTCTACATGGGCCCAGAATACACCACCTACTTCACCGACAGGACCATAGAC GAGGAGCTGCAGAAGGACGCTCGCGTGGTGTGGATCGTGGAGTTCTACGCCAACTGGTCACCGGAATGTCAGTCGTTCGCCTCCGTATTCGCTGACCTCTCACTAAA GTACAGCTGTGCTGCTCTCCGGTTCGGTAAAATCGACGTGGGTCGATATGCAGACGTGGCGGAGAA GTACAGGGTGAACCCCTCCCCACTGTCCAAACAGATGCCCTCACTGATCCTCCTGCAAGGCGGAAAGGAGGTGATGCGGCGCCCCCAGGTGGACGCCAAGGGTCGCGCGCTGTCCTGGAGCTTCACGGAG GAGAACATCATCCGGGAGTTTAATCTGAATGAGCTCTTCCAGAAATCAAAGAAGATGATGAGTAAAGAGCATGAGGAGAAGACAAGAGAAGCAGCCAGCGAGCGGGAGGGAGGTGCTGAAAATAAGAAGGACAAATAA